The Comamonas sp. lk genome contains the following window.
CTCGTCGGGTACGGGCGGCATCCAGCACATGCTGATGGAGCTGTACAAGTCGCTGACCGGCATCCAGATGACCCACGTGCCTTATCGCGGCGCAGGTCCTGCCCTCAATGATGCGGTTGCCGGCCAGATCCCTATGATTCTGGACAATCTGCCATCGGCTCTGCCCTTCATCAAGGACAACCGCCTCAAGGCCGTGGTCGTGGCCGCGCCTCAGCGTCTGGCCGTGCTGCCCGATGTGCCCACCTTCAAGGAAGTGGGTCTGGAGCAGGTGAACCGCATGGCTTCTTACGGCATCCTGGGTCCCAAGGGCATGGACAAGGCCACCGTGGACAAGATCAACGCGGCCGTGCGCAAGGTGCTGCAGGACCCTGCGGTGAAAAAGCGCATCGAGGACACCGGCTCGCTGGTGGTGGGTAACACCCCCGAGCAGTTTGCCAAGGAACTCAAGGATGAGTACGAAACCTACAAGCAGGTGGTGGCCAAGCAAAAGCTGACGCTGGACTAAGCGCGGCTTTGCCAAAGCCCGGTGTGCCTTTCAGGTCGCCGGGCTTTTTTGCGTCCGGTGACTCATGATTCGATAGCTGCTTGCGGTTTACTTATATGGGCTGAACGAGGTTTTCTCTTGATTTTTTCTGAGCACGAGCCACCAGTGGAGTGTGTAATCTAGCGCCCATGCCCGAAGCCGATTTGCCCTTGCCGCATTCCCAGACCCCACAGATTCTCGCCAAGTCCAAGCGAGCAAAGCCTTTGCCTGACGACTGGCCTCAGCCTTTGCCCGCCAGCCTGGATGCCATGGATTTGTTCATAGATGCCTTGCTGCTGGAAGACGGACTCTCGCGCAACACGCTGGGTGCTTACCGCCGCGATTTGCAGGCTTTTGGGCGCTGGCTGGCGCGCAGCGAAACGCTGAAACATCTGGATGCGGCGACCGAAGCAGATCTGCAGGACTATTTTGCAGCGCGGGTGGATGAGACCCGCGCCACCTCGTCAAACCGGCGTTTGACGGTGCTGCGCCGCTACTACCACTGGGCGCTGCGTGAAAAGCGCGTCAGCGCCGACCCTACGGTGCGGCTGCTGGCTGCCAAGCAGGCGCCGCGCATGCCCAAGACGCTGACCCAGGCCCAGGTGGACGCACTGCTCAAGGCCCCGGATACCGATACGGCGCTGGGCCTGCGCGACCGCGCCATGCTGGAACTGATGTATGCCAGCGGCCTGCGTGTGAGCGAGCTGGTGGGCCTGTGTCTGCACGAGCTCGATCTGCGCGCCGGCGTGCTGCGCGTGACGGGCAAGGGCCGCAAGGAGAGGCTGGTGCCGTTTGGCCAGGAGGCACAGTGGTGGCTGGAGAAATATCTGCAGCAGGCGCGTGCCGGCATCTTGGGCGGACAGCGGGCCGACGCGGTGTTTGTCACCCAGCGCGGCGCGGGCATGAGCCGGGTGATGTTCTGGGTCATCGTCAAGAAATGCGCGCAGCTTGCGGGGGTGAACTCACCGCTGTCGCCGCACACGCTGCGCCATGCTTTTGCCACGCATTTGCTCAACCATGGTGCGGATTTGCGCGTGGTCCAGATGCTGCTGGGTCATGCCGATATCTCCACCACCACCATCTACACCCATGTGGCGCGCGAGCGGCTCAAGGCCTTGCATGCCGAGCACCACCCGCGCGGCTGATCAAGGCTGCGGCGGCTGGGCGGCTATCGCCATGTAGTACAGGCCCCAGACGGCCTGGGTGAAGCGCTGGTCCAGCGGCTTGTCGGCCAGCTCGGCAATGTCCTCGGAGGCGTACATGGCCCACAGCGGCCCCAGGCCGCCCATGGCCAGAGGCTGGCCGTCCATATGCGTGGCCAGCAGCAGCTTCCAGCGTATGGCGTCTGTCAGCGGCAGCTGGGCGCGGTAGCCGTCAATGCCTTGCAGCAGCAGCCAGTGACCTGCCGCCATGGCCTGACCAAGGTCCACGCCGGCGGCCTGCAACACGGTCTGCAGCAAAGGGCCGCGCAGCTCATGCGTCTTGCCGTCGTATTCCACCGTGGTGCTGATGCGCTCTGTCTCCAGGCTGTTGATGGCATCCAACCCGCAGGCCCAGGCGGCATCAAAGCAGTGGCCATGCACGGTCAGCATGCGGTCGCGGGTCACATCCACAGCGCCCCGGTTGGCTTGTACGCCAGGGCCGCTGATGCTCAGCGCCACGGGCTGCAAACCATCGAAGATGCAGATGCGTGCCGTGCCGGCCTTGGCTTGCGCGGCGCTGGGCATGGCCAGAGCACCCAGAGCGACCGTGCCCGCCGAGAACAGCGTGCGGCGCGACAGGCCGGATGCGGCGGCGGGTGTGCTTGGGCACGAGCTTGCGGGTGGGGCGTGTTGTTCAGCCATACGACTCCTTGAGGGTGGACGTTGTCTGTCAGTCTAGCGTCGAGTCTGGGTGAAGGCTGAATCGTTGTATTTTGCTGTCGATGTGACAATTTGCGGCGTTGAACAGTCGAATCATCAGAGGCTGGGTCAAGGGCTTAGGCTTTGGTCAAAAATCCGGGCATTGCTTTCTTTTTTGCCATGTTAATGACTTACTTTTTGCGCCTAAGCCTGCTGGCCTGTGCGGTTGCCGCATTGCCTGCAGCCCTGTCTTTGAATGTTCAGGCGGCTGACAAGGCCGAGGCGGCCTGGCCTCAGCGCCCGATTCGCCTGATTGTTTCCTACCCTGCCGGCGGGGTCAGCGATGTGGTGGCGCGCGCCTTGGGCGAGAAGTTGACGGCGGCGCTGGGCCAGTCTGTGGTGATCGACAACAAGGCCGGAGCCGGCGGCTCCATCGGTCTGGATTTGGTGGCCAAGTCCAATCCCGACGGCTATACGCTGGGTTTTTCCTCCATCAGCCCGCTCACGCTCAGCCCCCATCTGGGCAAGCCGCTGTTTGATCCGAACAAGGACATCGTGCCCGTGGTCAGCGTGATGTATTCGCCCGTGCTGCTGCTGGCGACCACGCGCTCCACGGCCAAGAGCTTCGCCGAGCTGGTTGCTCAGGCCAAGGCCCATCCTGGCGAGGTGCGCTGGGCCACGGCCGGTCTCGCCTCGCTGGGCCACATCATGATGGAGCAGATTGCCGACAAGGCCAAGGCGCAGATCACCCATGTGCCCTACAAGGGCGGCGGCCAGCAGCTCAATGACGGCCTGAGCGCGCAGTTCGAGATTCTGTCCACCAATGCCGGTCCGGCCGTGATGCAGCACATCAAGGCTGGCAAGTTCAAGGCATTGGCCGTGGGAGCGCCTTCGCGTCTGGATTCCCTGCCCCAGGTGCCAACATTGGAGGAGCTGGGCTACAAGAGTGCCAATACGACTTCGTTGTTCGGCATTTTTGCGCCGGCAGGCGTGCCAGCGCCAGTTCTGGCACGCATCAATGCCGAAGTGAACAAAGCCCTGGCTTTGCCCGATGTGCGTCAGCGTCTGGAGCTTACCGACAACGTGCCTACGGGCGGCAAGGCCGCTGATTTTGCCAAACAGATCGAGGCCGAATCCAAGGCCAATGCCCGCATTATTCAGGCCGCCCATATTCAGCTGAATTAAGCGCTACAGATAACAAAGTAAAAGGGCTGGAGGTTTCAAAACCTCCAGCCCTTTATTCATGGCCGCTTAAGGCTATTGTTTTGATAGTTAAGCCGCGCTGTTTTCGGTGTTCAGGTCATCGGCCCAGGCCAGGGCCTGCAAGTGGGCCCAGTTGACCTGGTGATTGGACAGCTGCAGTGCGTTGGCGGCGCGGGCAAAGCTGGCGTCGTCAGCGGACTCGCAGGCGCGGGTCAACTCCAGGAAAGGGGCGAATGGGCCGCTGTTGTGCACCAGCGCATCCACCACGTTCTGGGGCAGGGCCACGGATTCCAGCGCCTTATCCATGGGCTGGCCCAGCATCACATCGAGCAGGGAGAACACGCCCACCACAAACGCATGGTCG
Protein-coding sequences here:
- a CDS encoding tripartite tricarboxylate transporter substrate binding protein BugE, yielding MNRRLYMGLTVALATAGFSTAVMAQASYPTKPIKLLVPFAAGGTTDIIARVIADPLGKELGQPVIVDNKGGGGGVIGAMETSRQKPDGYNLGISTLSTMATNPAINPKTPYNPLTDFTPIINIAATPNVIAVNPKFAGSANYKAFEAELKAHAGKYSYGSSGTGGIQHMLMELYKSLTGIQMTHVPYRGAGPALNDAVAGQIPMILDNLPSALPFIKDNRLKAVVVAAPQRLAVLPDVPTFKEVGLEQVNRMASYGILGPKGMDKATVDKINAAVRKVLQDPAVKKRIEDTGSLVVGNTPEQFAKELKDEYETYKQVVAKQKLTLD
- the xerD gene encoding site-specific tyrosine recombinase XerD — its product is MDLFIDALLLEDGLSRNTLGAYRRDLQAFGRWLARSETLKHLDAATEADLQDYFAARVDETRATSSNRRLTVLRRYYHWALREKRVSADPTVRLLAAKQAPRMPKTLTQAQVDALLKAPDTDTALGLRDRAMLELMYASGLRVSELVGLCLHELDLRAGVLRVTGKGRKERLVPFGQEAQWWLEKYLQQARAGILGGQRADAVFVTQRGAGMSRVMFWVIVKKCAQLAGVNSPLSPHTLRHAFATHLLNHGADLRVVQMLLGHADISTTTIYTHVARERLKALHAEHHPRG
- a CDS encoding molybdopterin-dependent oxidoreductase, with the translated sequence MAEQHAPPASSCPSTPAAASGLSRRTLFSAGTVALGALAMPSAAQAKAGTARICIFDGLQPVALSISGPGVQANRGAVDVTRDRMLTVHGHCFDAAWACGLDAINSLETERISTTVEYDGKTHELRGPLLQTVLQAAGVDLGQAMAAGHWLLLQGIDGYRAQLPLTDAIRWKLLLATHMDGQPLAMGGLGPLWAMYASEDIAELADKPLDQRFTQAVWGLYYMAIAAQPPQP
- a CDS encoding tripartite tricarboxylate transporter substrate binding protein, which gives rise to MTYFLRLSLLACAVAALPAALSLNVQAADKAEAAWPQRPIRLIVSYPAGGVSDVVARALGEKLTAALGQSVVIDNKAGAGGSIGLDLVAKSNPDGYTLGFSSISPLTLSPHLGKPLFDPNKDIVPVVSVMYSPVLLLATTRSTAKSFAELVAQAKAHPGEVRWATAGLASLGHIMMEQIADKAKAQITHVPYKGGGQQLNDGLSAQFEILSTNAGPAVMQHIKAGKFKALAVGAPSRLDSLPQVPTLEELGYKSANTTSLFGIFAPAGVPAPVLARINAEVNKALALPDVRQRLELTDNVPTGGKAADFAKQIEAESKANARIIQAAHIQLN